Proteins from a single region of Equus asinus isolate D_3611 breed Donkey chromosome 17, EquAss-T2T_v2, whole genome shotgun sequence:
- the LOC106822544 gene encoding olfactory receptor 10Q1-like, whose translation MKTKKKLQKSKLQIDDGSLDESCRGGRRRKSHSGSFGNVELKGFADGVGVEVEKKGDVFSRSPVLNQSGPTEFVFRVFTTVPEFQVLLFLLFLFLYLMILCGNTAIIWVVCTHTSLRTAMYFFLSNLSFIEISYTTVVVPLMLSNILGARKPVPLAGCGAQMFFFLTLGAADCFLLAIMAYDRYVTICHPLHYTLIMTQKLCVQMVASALGLALFLSLQLTSLIFTLPFCGHHQEINHFLCDVPPVLQLACADIHVHQAVLYVVSILVLTVPFLLICVSYVFITSAILRIPSAEGRRWAFSTCSSHLTVVLLQYGFCALVYLHPQSHSSVDEDRQFALVYTFVTPLLNPLIYTLRNKDVKGALKKAIGIKGTVETL comes from the exons atgaaaacaaagaaaaagctgCAGAAATCCAAGCTACAGATAGATGATGGTAGCCTGGATGAGAGCTGTAGAGGTGGACGTAGGAGAAAGTCACATTCTGGATCCTTTGGGAATGTGGAGCTGAAAGGATTTGCTGATGGTGTGGGTGTAGAGGTGGAAAAGAAAG GAGACGTGTTTTCTAGGAGCCCTGTTCTCAACCAATCTGGCCCCACTGAATTTGTGTTCCGTGTATTCACCACTGTCCCTGAATTTCaggtcctcctcttcctcctcttcctcttcctctacttgatgATCCTCTGTGGCAACACAGCCATCATCTGggtggtgtgcacacacacctcGCTCCGCACTGCAATGTATTTCTTCCTGTCCAACTTGTCCTTTATAGAAATCAGCTACACCACCGTTGTGGTGCCTTTGATGCTTTCTAACATTTTAGGGGCCCGGAAGCCCGTTCCACTAGCTGGCTGTGGAGctcaaatgttcttttttctcacacTTGGTGCTGCTGACTGTTTTCTCTTGGCTATCATGGCATATGATCGTTATGTGACCATCTGCCACCCACTACACTACACCCTCATCATGACCCAGAAGCTGTGCGTCCAGATGGTGGCCAgtgccctgggcctggccctcttcctctccctgcagcTCACATCCTTAATCTTCACCCTGCCCTTCTGTGGGCACCACCAGGAAATCAACCACTTCCTCTGTGATGTGCCTCCAGTCTTGCAGCTGGCCTGTGCTGACATCCACGTGCACCAGGCTGTCCTCTATGTTGTGAGTATTCTTGTTCTGACTGTCCCCTTCCTACTTATCTGTGTCTCCTATGTGTTCATCACCTCTGCCATCCTGCGCATCCCTTCTGCTGAGGGCCGCCGCTGGGCCTTCTCCACAtgctcctcccacctcactgTGGTCTTGCTGCAGTACGGCTTCTGTGCCCTGGTCTACCTTCATCCTCAATCCCACTCCTCAGTAGATGAGGACCGCCAGTTTGCCCTTGTTTACACTTTTGTCACTCCCTTACTCAACCCCCTGATTTATACCCTCAGGAACAAGGATGTCAAAGGTGCCCTGAAAAAGGCCATTGGTATCAAAGGAACTGTGGAAACTCTCTGA